The nucleotide window TCTTCCAGATTATCCAGAACAAGCTGCACTGGGCGATCGCGGGCAAGACCGCAGCAGAGATAATCGCTGAGCGGGCTGACGCCCGCAAACCCAACATGGGCCTCACGTCGTGGAAGGGCACGAAGGTGCGTCGGACCGATGTAGTCGTGGCCAAGAACTATCTGAATGAGAAGGAAATCGGCGAGTTGAACCGGATCGTCGTGATGTACCTCGACTACGCCGAAGATCAGGCGAAACGCAGGAAACCCCTGTACATGCGCGACTGGCGTGCCAAGCTCGACGCGTTCCTGCGGTTCAACGAGCGAGAGGTGCTGCAGTATCCGGGCAAGGTCTCGATGGAAGTCGCGCAGGCGCTGGCCCTGGAGCGGTTCGAGGCCTACAATCGAGCGCGGCTGGCACGCGAGGCCGCCACTGAAGACGACTTGGACCTCACCGCAAGACAGCTTGAGCGCGACGCTGCAAGGCAGTCGCGTCGGAAGACTCGCAGACGCTAGGCATTCGAACGACACGGCCGACAAGCACTCATCGTCCCATCTGACAGACTGTGGATGAGAATCAAGCGGAGATAGCCGAACTGGAGCAGCGGCTGAGGCTGCTTGACGCCGAGAGGCATGCGCTGACGGACCGCCTTGTGTCATTGAAGCGCAGCTCGACGCAGGGCGCCGAGCCGCTGGGATGTCCCGCCGCGGCGCAAGTCCCCACGTCTGCCGAGGACCGGGTTGCTCTGTTCCTTTCTCTGTTTGGTTGCCGGTTCGACGTGTTTCCAAGGCTTTGGGAGAACCCACGTAGGGGGACGAAGGGCTACGCGCCCGCATGTCGAAATGAGTGGGTTCGGGGCGTCTGCCAGAAGCCCCAAGTCAAATGCTCCGAGTGCCCCAGCCAAGCTTTTCTCCCGCTGGATGGCTGCGTAGCCGAGGCCCACCTTCGGGGTAGCTGTACGATCGGCACCTACGCCATACGGACCGAGGACACGTGCATCTTCCTGGCCTGCGACTTCGATGGACAGGGATGGCAGGAGAACGTGTTGGCATATCAACGAGTCGGGGCCGAGCTTGGAGTAGACGTGGCTGTCGAGAGGTCACGCTCCGGGAACGGTGCCCATGCCTGGCTGTTCTTCAGCGAACCGGTGCCGGCACGACTTGCGCGACAGCTCGGGACGCTGCTTCTGACGCGGACGGTTGACAGATCGCCGCTGATGGGCTTCGGGAGCTTCGACCGGTTCTTCCCGAATCAGGATTTCCTGCCGAAGGGCGGGTTCGGCAATCTCATTGCGCTGCCGTTGCAGAAGGTGCCGCGGGAGCGGGGAAACAGCGTGTTCCTGACTCCGGCCCTTGAACCCGTACCGGACCAGTGGGCGTATCTCGCGCGGGTCCACCGCCTCGGCATCGCCGACGTTGAGTCGATCATCCACCGAATCGGGATGCTGAACGCAGGTGACGTCCGCGATGGTGCGCGGGACGATAGCACCTCGGATGTGCGCACCGATGACTACCTGCTCGTCCCCCGGGAAGGCGGGGCGGAGCCGCGGATGACAGGCATCCCTGTCGCCATCCGACTCGGGCCGCAACTGACCATCTCGCTTGACGGAATCCCTGCCCGGCTGGTTGGTCGTCTCAAACGACTCGCTGCGTTTCCCAACCCGGAGTTCTTCAAGCTGAACCGGCTACGTCTGCCGACGTACCCGCATCCTCGGATAGTCTTCGGCGGCGAACTGCAGGCTGACCGAATCCTGCTGCCGCGGGGAGTCCTCGACGGAGCGGTTCGGATTCTGAGTTCCGCCGGCGCCAACGTGTCGGTAGTGGACAAGCGAGAGCGTCTGAAGCGCATGCGTGTTGAATTCCGGGGTGCACTCACGCCTGAGCAGGCGAACGCACTTCGGGTCCTGAGCAAGCACGAGTTCGGGGTCTTCGTGGCTCCCCCTGGCGCGGGCAAGACGGTCGTCGCGTGCGCACTGGTGGCGGCACGCAGGACACCAACACTGATCCTGGTGCACCGGCAGCCGCTGGTGGAGCAATGGCGAAGCAGACTCACCCAGTTCCTAGACGTAGCCGAAGAAGGAGTGGGCTTGGTTTCAGGGACCAAGAAACGCACGACCGGTAGGGTGGACATCGCCATGCTTCAGACACTGAGTCGTGCACCCGACCTAGGCGAAGCCCTCCCGTACTACGGACAGGTCATCGTGGACGAATGCCATCACATCCCGGCCCTCTCTTTCGAACAGGTACTCAAGCAGCTTCCCGCGAGGTTCGTGCTGGGGCTCACGGCCACGCCCTATCGAAAAGACGGTCTTCAGAAGATCATACACTTCCAATGCGGGCCAATCCGCCACGAGGTTCGGTCGCTGGAAATCGGAGAAGTGCCAAAGCGAGTAGTGGTACGGGAGACAGGGTTTAGCATTCCCGAGGAAGCCGGTCCTAGAGCCCCGTTTCACGTTGTCTGGCATTTCCTTGTCAGGGACGCCGCGCGGAATGAGAAGATCGCCGGTGACGTGGTCCAAGCGCTCCTGCAAAATAGGGTACCGCTCGTGATCTCAGATCGGAGAGAACACCTGCAGTCGCTCTGCGAAGTGATTCAGATGCAGAGCAGCGGGGCAGACATCCGCGTGTTCAAGTTGGACGGCGAAGTGCCCCTGACCGCGCGAATGAAGTTGATGTCCGAGCTGCGTGCTGCAATTGACCGGAAGCAGAAGGCCTGCCTGGTGTCAACCGCTTCGCTGGTTGGCGAGGGATTTGACCTGCCGGCGCTGGATACGCTCTTCATGGCCTTGCCCATCTCGTTCAAAGGGAGGGTGGTCCAGTATGCCGGGAGACTACAGCGGCCGAGCGAGGGAAAGAAGGATGTTCTGGTCTACGACTACGTTGACTCACGCTGCGCGATAGCTCTGAAGATGTACCGGAATCGTCTGCGGGCGTACCGATACATGGGATACACCGTTGAAGAGCCTGCAGGGATGGTCGGTTCCAGTCGTCCAACGACGTAACCGGCATCCGAGGAACTCAGGAGCGGTCATCGATGCTGCCGGGACGTACAACCAGATCTTCGGGGACAGCAAATGACTATTGACACGGCGAAGGTGTTCACCGCACATCGTTCTTCGTCCATCGTTCATCGTTCATGCGACCGCGGATTGCCGATTGGCGGAGCGGTTGAGCACGGCCGACGGTCCACGGCCTCGGGCAGGCGTGACTCAGGCTTGGTTTCGGCTATACTGAGACAATGGTCAAGAATGCTGCAGTGCTGGAGCGGTTTGAGGCGGAGTTCATCCGCAGTCAGCCTGCCGACATTCGCCGCAATCTGGCCATCGTCGAAGCGCTTGCTCAAGAGGCCGAGCATCTGGGCGTATTTCGGCGCAAGGACCCGCTGGAGGGCATCGAAACCATCATCCGCGTAGCCCGCGCAGTCAATCGTGTTTGAGGCCCTACTCGCGTTGCTCACCCGCGACGCCGACTCCGCCTTCCGCCGGTTCATTGAGTCCTAGGCCGGCGGTCCGCGCTCGACTTGGCCGCGCTTGACGCGGGCGCAGTTTCTGGTATCTACTGAGAGTCATAGTCTGCAGGTTGCAGTATGCAGGTTGCAGTGGGGAGTCCGTCTTGGCGTTCTTGGCGGTTCCTCTTCTGCTCAGAATGTGGAGGAAATGTGCTGAGTGATATTGAGATTGCACAGCGGGCGAAGCTGAGGCCGATTGCCGAGATTGCAGCCGGGCTCGGAATCACCGACCCGAATCTGATTCTGCCAAACGGGAACTACAAGGCGAAGCTGTCAGTCAGGCTGCTGGACCAGTTGAACGACAGGCCGGTCGGCAAGCTCGTCCTCGTGACCGCGGTGACGCCGACCAAGTACGGCGAGGGGAAGACCACCGTATCGACCGGTCTGTCGATGGCGTTCAACCGACTGGGGAGGAAGTCAATCGCGGTTCTGCGTCAACCTTCACTCGGGCCGGTGTTCGGCATCAAGGGCGGCGCCGCAGGAGGGGGGTATTCCCAGGTGCTGCCGATGGAGGACATCAACCTTCATTTCACCGGCGACTTCCACGCGGTCACGGCTGCACACAATCTGTTGTCGGCGATGCTGGACAATTCGATTCACTTTGACAATCCGCTGCGGATCGACGGCCGCGAGATAGCCTTCCCGCGCACGATTGACATGAACGACCGGGTGCTGCGAATGATGGTCGTGGGTCTGGGGGGCCGGGCGGATGGGCCGGCGCGCGAGGATAGTTGTGTCATCACGGCGGCGTCGGAAGTGATGGCGATTCTGGCCCTGGCTTTGAACCGGGCCGACCTGAAACAGCGGCTGGCCCGGATTCTCGTAGCCCAGAGCTACGACGACAAGCCGATCACTGCGAACGACCTCGGCGCGACCGGGGCGATGGCTGTGCTGCTCAAGGACGCCATCAAGCCGAATTTGGTGCAGACTACGGAGAACACGCCCGCGCTCATCCATGCCGGGCCGTTCGCCAACATCGCCCACGGTACCGCGAGCATCATCTCGATCAACGCGGCACTGCGTCTGTCGGAGTACGCGGTGGTTGAGGCCGGGTTCGGGTCCGACCTCGGGGCGGAGAAGTTCGTCGACATCGTCGCACCGCTCGCCGGCTGGAACGTCGCTGCCTGCGTGCTGGTGGCGACGGTCCGGGCGATGAAGCACCAAGGAGGAGCGAAGGACGCGAAGAAAGGGACGCTCACGCACCTGTGGAAGGGACTTGAGAATCTGCGCCGGCACATCGGGAACTGCCGGACGTTCGGGTTCGAGCCGGTCGTGGCGCTCAACCGTTTCGAGGCAGATACGGACGATGACCTTGAGCTGGTGAAGCGGTACTGCAACGAACACGGCGTGGCGTGCGAGGTGAGCACGGGATTCACTGAAGGCGGCAAGGGCTGTGAGGACTTGGCGCAGGCGGTGGTGAAGCAGATACAGGAGAAGCCGGGGCAGAACAAGCCGGTGTACGACAATGCCGCCAAGGTTGAGGCGAAAATCGAGGCGGTCGCCCAGAAGATATACGGAGCTGACCGGGTTGTGTATACACCCCGGGCCGAGCGCGACCTGAAGCGCATCTACATGCTCGGTTACGACAAGATGCCCGTCTGTATCGCCAAGACGCCGCTGTCTTTCTCGGACGACCCGGAGTGTGTGGGTGCCTGCGAGGGTTTCAGAATAGTCATTTCGGCGGTCCACATCCGTGCCGGAGCCGGGTATCTCGTGCCGGTGGCGGGCGAGATTGAGCTGCTGCCTGGGCTGGCCAAGAAGCCCAATGCGCTGAAGATAGACATCGCGGACGACGGGAAGCTGAGCGGGCTGTCGTGACGCATGCCTGACGCCGGACGCACCACGCCCGACGCGACCTAGGACGAGAGACGTGAAGCTCAGGCATCCAATGGACTACTCGCGGGCGAAGACTCGGCGTGAAGTCCTCATCCGTCAGCGTCGGGATTTGTGGACCCCGGAGCAGGTCGAGAGTCTGGCTTCGCACTTTCGACTCAGGCCCGGGATGAAGGTGTTGGATGCAGGCTGCGGGTTTGGATACGCCATGCGAACCTGGGGAAGATTCTGCATGCCCGGCGGCGAGTTGGTCGGACTGGACCGGGACCCGAAGCTGCTCGCTCAGGCTGTGCGGTTCTGCAGGAAGGAGGGGCTGGCGAGAGCAGCGCGGTTCGTCACTGGCGATATCTACAAGATGCCCTTCGAGGAAAACAACTTCGACCTCGCTCTGGCTCACGTCGTCTTCTGTCACTTGGCCGAGCCGGAGAAGGCACTGGACGAGATGATACGAGTGACGAGACGGGGTGGCTGCGTCGCGGTGTTCGATAACGCGATGACAGGCAGCGCCAGTTCGGGCTGGTTCAGCTGGTCGGATCCGACCGTTGGTGAGCGAATTCTGGCGTACGAGGTCGGAGTACGGATGATGGAGGGACGGCGCAGACTTGGCTTTGGCGATTGGTCCGTAGGTTGTTACATGCCGGCTCGGATGGAGGCACGCGGCATGGAGAATGTCGGCGTACGCATGAACGAGCGGGTTGTCTGGATAGCGCCACCCTATCGCTCGCCCGAGCAGCAGGTCGCCTACCAGAACATGCGGGAACGCCTGAAGGAGCCGTCCAGGTTCAGGTTGAGCAAGAGAGATATCGAGCAGATGCGGGCGGGCAGCCTGTCTCGCAGCAAATTCGTGCGAAACCATCGGCGAGGGCGCTCTGCGACGCGTAATCTCCGGAAGGCGATCCGGAGCCGTACCGCGGCATCCGCATGGTCCAGTCCGTTCTGGTGTATCTGGGGCTTCAAGCCCTGAAGTGACGGCGCTTGGTAGAGTGAGTCGGGAGTAGCCACCCGGACGGGCGGCGGTTTGCCTAGCCGGCGAAGAGGCTGTGGCTTGAGAAGTTGGGGTCGCTGGTCAGGTTCACGCCCAGCTTGCGCAAGCCTTCTTCGTCGCCAGGCGTGGGGATGTGCGTGCTGTGGACCTCGCAGCCCTGCAAGTCCTTCAGCCGCTCAAGTGCCAGGTGGGCTGTCGGGTTTGTGGTTGCGCTGACGCTTAGCGCAATCAGGGTCTCGGCCAGATCGAGGCTCACGGTCCGTTTCCTGAGGACGTGTCGGTTGAGGCCAGCGATGGCCTCAATCACCGCCGGTGACAGGAGATGGATTTGATCCGGGATCCCGGCAAGCTGCTTCGCCGCGTTCAGTATCAAGCTGGAAGCGGCGTGCATGGAGGTCGAGTTCTTGCCAGTTACTACGGAGAGCACTAAATGTTTGACAGCTTGAGGTCATGTTGCCGCATATCGGACGTGCTCTTCCGCAAAGTAACTCCTGACCACTTCTGGCTGGCGTTGCCGGCTGCGTAGGTAGGATCGGGCC belongs to candidate division WOR-3 bacterium and includes:
- a CDS encoding virulence RhuM family protein → MAELFQTTVANVNIHLKNLYDEGELRPEATIKDYLIVRTEGSREVKRPMQFYNLDAILAVGYRVRSERGTRFRQWATERLREYLVKGFVLDDERLKEGRTLGSDYFDELLERIRDIRASEKRYYQKIRDIYRLAVDYDPDAEATKEFFQIIQNKLHWAIAGKTAAEIIAERADARKPNMGLTSWKGTKVRRTDVVVAKNYLNEKEIGELNRIVVMYLDYAEDQAKRRKPLYMRDWRAKLDAFLRFNEREVLQYPGKVSMEVAQALALERFEAYNRARLAREAATEDDLDLTARQLERDAARQSRRKTRRR
- a CDS encoding formate--tetrahydrofolate ligase, which codes for MQVAVGSPSWRSWRFLFCSECGGNVLSDIEIAQRAKLRPIAEIAAGLGITDPNLILPNGNYKAKLSVRLLDQLNDRPVGKLVLVTAVTPTKYGEGKTTVSTGLSMAFNRLGRKSIAVLRQPSLGPVFGIKGGAAGGGYSQVLPMEDINLHFTGDFHAVTAAHNLLSAMLDNSIHFDNPLRIDGREIAFPRTIDMNDRVLRMMVVGLGGRADGPAREDSCVITAASEVMAILALALNRADLKQRLARILVAQSYDDKPITANDLGATGAMAVLLKDAIKPNLVQTTENTPALIHAGPFANIAHGTASIISINAALRLSEYAVVEAGFGSDLGAEKFVDIVAPLAGWNVAACVLVATVRAMKHQGGAKDAKKGTLTHLWKGLENLRRHIGNCRTFGFEPVVALNRFEADTDDDLELVKRYCNEHGVACEVSTGFTEGGKGCEDLAQAVVKQIQEKPGQNKPVYDNAAKVEAKIEAVAQKIYGADRVVYTPRAERDLKRIYMLGYDKMPVCIAKTPLSFSDDPECVGACEGFRIVISAVHIRAGAGYLVPVAGEIELLPGLAKKPNALKIDIADDGKLSGLS
- a CDS encoding methyltransferase domain-containing protein, producing MKLRHPMDYSRAKTRREVLIRQRRDLWTPEQVESLASHFRLRPGMKVLDAGCGFGYAMRTWGRFCMPGGELVGLDRDPKLLAQAVRFCRKEGLARAARFVTGDIYKMPFEENNFDLALAHVVFCHLAEPEKALDEMIRVTRRGGCVAVFDNAMTGSASSGWFSWSDPTVGERILAYEVGVRMMEGRRRLGFGDWSVGCYMPARMEARGMENVGVRMNERVVWIAPPYRSPEQQVAYQNMRERLKEPSRFRLSKRDIEQMRAGSLSRSKFVRNHRRGRSATRNLRKAIRSRTAASAWSSPFWCIWGFKP
- a CDS encoding DUF1846 family protein produces the protein MLSVVTGKNSTSMHAASSLILNAAKQLAGIPDQIHLLSPAVIEAIAGLNRHVLRKRTVSLDLAETLIALSVSATTNPTAHLALERLKDLQGCEVHSTHIPTPGDEEGLRKLGVNLTSDPNFSSHSLFAG